A single genomic interval of Stenotrophomonas sp. ZAC14D1_NAIMI4_1 harbors:
- a CDS encoding 3-deoxy-7-phosphoheptulonate synthase gives MPPHTDDLRIRTIEPLTPPAQLLAMLPCDDEASDTVSASRAALHEILHGRDDRLAVVVGPCSIHDPHAAIEYAQRLKPLRDALAGELEIVMRVYFEKPRTTVGWKGLINDPDLDGSFKIDKGLRIARGLLRDINKLGLPAGVEFLDVISPQYIADLVAWGAIGARTTESQVHRELASGLSCPVGFKNGTDGNVKIAADAVGAASNPHHFLSVTKQGGTAIVSTTGNPDCHVILRGGKQPNYDAASVGEACQALAKAKLPTRLMIDASHANSLKNPENQPKVIEDIATQLEDGEQRIVGVMVESHLVGGRQELVEGQPLVYGQSITDGCIDWDTTVQVLERLAAAVRARREVKVSEAA, from the coding sequence ATGCCCCCGCACACCGACGACCTGCGTATCCGCACCATCGAACCGCTGACACCGCCCGCCCAGCTGCTGGCGATGCTTCCCTGCGACGATGAAGCCTCCGACACCGTCAGCGCCTCGCGCGCGGCCCTGCACGAGATCCTGCATGGCCGTGACGACCGCTTGGCGGTGGTGGTGGGCCCGTGCTCGATCCACGACCCGCACGCGGCCATCGAATACGCCCAGCGCCTGAAGCCCCTGCGCGATGCGCTGGCCGGCGAACTGGAAATCGTCATGCGCGTGTACTTCGAAAAGCCGCGCACCACGGTGGGCTGGAAGGGCCTGATCAACGATCCGGACCTGGATGGCAGCTTCAAGATCGACAAGGGCCTGCGCATTGCCCGCGGCCTGCTGCGTGATATCAACAAGCTGGGCCTGCCGGCCGGCGTCGAGTTCCTCGATGTGATCTCGCCGCAGTACATCGCTGATCTGGTTGCCTGGGGCGCCATCGGTGCGCGCACCACTGAAAGCCAGGTGCATCGCGAACTCGCTTCGGGCTTGTCCTGCCCGGTCGGCTTCAAGAACGGCACCGACGGCAACGTGAAGATTGCCGCCGATGCCGTGGGCGCAGCATCGAACCCGCATCACTTCCTGTCGGTCACCAAGCAGGGCGGCACCGCCATCGTGTCGACCACCGGCAACCCGGATTGCCATGTGATCCTGCGTGGCGGCAAGCAGCCGAACTACGACGCAGCCAGCGTCGGCGAGGCCTGCCAGGCACTGGCCAAGGCCAAGCTGCCGACGCGCCTGATGATCGATGCCAGCCACGCCAACAGCCTCAAGAACCCCGAAAACCAGCCGAAAGTGATCGAGGACATCGCCACCCAGCTGGAAGACGGCGAACAGCGCATCGTGGGCGTGATGGTGGAAAGCCATCTGGTCGGTGGCCGCCAGGAGCTGGTGGAAGGCCAGCCGCTGGTCTACGGCCAGAGCATCACCGATGGCTGCATTGATTGGGACACCACCGTGCAGGTGCTGGAGCGCTTGGCTGCTGCCGTGCGCGCCCGTCGTGAAGTGAAGGTGTCCGAAGCCGCTTGA
- a CDS encoding efflux RND transporter permease subunit has product MSPIARLAQACVQRPVATILLAVALVLAGLLALRLLPVAPLPQVDYPAIEVSASLPGASPESMAATVATPLERALGSLPGISRIDSASTQGQTSVELKFVLGRDIDEAAREVQAAINLARGQLPSGMPGMPQYRKVNPSQAPILALALTSDTLPPGQLYDLASTVLAQKLSQVPGVGEVQVGGSALPAVRVSLDPNALNHAGLALEDVAEVIERANAVRPLGAVGDDRQHWQLEAPLQLRQAAQYRELAVKVSDDRTLRLGDVAVVADGVEDRYASGFHNERPAVLLIVSRQPGANIIATVDAIQAQLPQLHALLPSNVDMRLVMDRSPVIRATLHEAELTLVLAIALVVLVVLAFLGHWRAALVPSVAIPVVLFGTLALVALMGFSLNTLSLMALIVAAVLVVDDAIVVLENIARHRELGADRWQAAVRGAAEVGATLLSMNVALAVVFVSILFLDDFVERLFREFSLTLVAAMSVSVVVALSLVPMLCARLFVDDTQHASRWQRGSNALFERVRAAYLRTLQASLRHLRWPLLVFVAVIALNAWLFQQVPKGVVPKQDTAQLRGFARGDDGLSFQAMQPKIDAYRKLLLSDPAIEDIIGYIGGSNGVNNAFIMIKMKPLAERKVSSQEVIDRLRARLPKLPGGNLYLWVDQDIRLEGGGSSGQYEFQLLSADMAPLREWAPKVGAALRALPELVDVEAQGEAGMRQVVLDIDREAAARHGVDLRTVASMLNNSFSQRQVATLYDSLNQYRVVMELDPRHTQDPGTLARLQVVDGSGQRIPLSTIASWRYGMAPDRIYHSEQFASIWIEFALAPGVGLEQATQAINTAMAKLMLPRTVQAKLSGEAGGLDSLRARQLWLVLGATLAVYLVLGILYESFLQPLVILSTLPSAGIGALLALWVFGNELNLIALLGLFLLVGVVMKNTILLVDFALAGERRGLSAHDAVMDAARLRLRPILMTSLAALLGTLPLMLANGEGWELRQPLGIAIVGGLLVSQWLTLYTTPAMYLALARVRAKR; this is encoded by the coding sequence ATGAGCCCCATCGCACGCCTGGCCCAGGCCTGCGTGCAGCGACCGGTGGCGACGATCCTGCTGGCGGTGGCGCTGGTACTGGCCGGCCTGCTGGCGCTGCGGCTGCTGCCGGTGGCCCCGCTGCCGCAGGTGGATTACCCGGCCATCGAAGTCAGCGCCAGCCTGCCCGGCGCCTCGCCCGAATCCATGGCCGCCACCGTGGCCACGCCGCTGGAACGCGCCCTCGGCAGCCTGCCCGGCATCTCGCGCATCGATTCGGCCAGCACCCAGGGGCAGACCTCGGTGGAGCTGAAGTTCGTGCTCGGCCGCGACATCGACGAAGCCGCGCGCGAAGTGCAGGCGGCGATCAACCTCGCACGCGGGCAGCTGCCCAGTGGCATGCCGGGCATGCCGCAGTACCGCAAGGTGAATCCCTCGCAGGCGCCGATCCTGGCGCTGGCACTGACCTCGGACACGCTGCCGCCGGGCCAGTTGTACGACCTGGCCTCCACCGTACTGGCGCAGAAGCTTTCGCAGGTGCCGGGCGTGGGCGAAGTGCAGGTGGGCGGCAGTGCCCTGCCGGCGGTGCGCGTATCGCTGGACCCGAACGCGCTCAACCATGCTGGCCTGGCACTGGAAGACGTGGCCGAGGTGATCGAACGCGCCAACGCAGTGCGGCCGCTGGGTGCGGTGGGCGATGATCGCCAGCATTGGCAGCTGGAGGCACCGCTGCAGCTGCGCCAGGCCGCGCAGTATCGCGAGCTGGCAGTGAAGGTGAGCGACGACCGCACGCTGCGCCTCGGCGATGTAGCGGTGGTGGCCGATGGGGTGGAAGACCGCTATGCCAGCGGCTTCCACAACGAACGCCCGGCGGTGCTGCTGATCGTCAGCCGCCAGCCCGGCGCGAACATCATCGCCACCGTCGATGCCATCCAGGCGCAGCTGCCGCAGCTGCACGCGCTGCTGCCGTCCAACGTCGACATGCGCCTGGTCATGGACCGCTCGCCGGTCATCCGCGCGACCCTGCACGAAGCCGAGCTGACCCTGGTGCTGGCCATCGCCCTGGTGGTGCTGGTGGTGCTGGCCTTCCTTGGCCACTGGCGCGCCGCGCTGGTGCCCAGCGTGGCCATTCCGGTGGTGCTGTTCGGCACGCTGGCGCTGGTCGCGTTGATGGGCTTTTCGCTCAACACGCTTTCGCTGATGGCCTTGATCGTGGCCGCCGTGCTGGTGGTGGACGATGCCATCGTGGTGCTGGAGAACATCGCGCGCCATCGGGAGCTCGGCGCCGACCGCTGGCAGGCTGCGGTACGCGGCGCGGCCGAAGTGGGTGCCACGCTGCTGTCGATGAACGTCGCACTGGCCGTGGTGTTCGTCTCCATCCTGTTTCTGGATGACTTCGTCGAGCGCCTGTTCCGCGAATTCTCGCTCACCCTGGTGGCGGCGATGAGCGTGTCGGTGGTGGTTGCGCTCAGCCTGGTGCCGATGCTGTGTGCGCGCCTGTTCGTCGATGACACGCAGCATGCCTCGCGCTGGCAACGTGGCAGCAACGCGCTGTTCGAGCGCGTGCGTGCGGCATACCTGCGCACGCTGCAGGCCAGCCTGCGCCACCTGCGCTGGCCGCTGCTGGTGTTCGTTGCGGTCATCGCGCTCAACGCCTGGCTGTTCCAGCAGGTGCCCAAGGGTGTGGTGCCCAAGCAGGACACGGCACAGCTGCGCGGCTTCGCGCGCGGCGATGACGGGCTCTCCTTCCAGGCCATGCAGCCGAAGATCGATGCGTACCGCAAGCTGCTGCTGTCCGACCCGGCCATCGAGGACATCATCGGCTATATCGGTGGCAGCAACGGCGTCAACAACGCCTTCATCATGATCAAGATGAAGCCGCTGGCCGAGCGCAAGGTGTCCAGCCAGGAGGTGATCGACCGCCTGCGCGCGCGCCTGCCCAAGCTGCCCGGCGGCAACCTGTACCTGTGGGTGGACCAGGACATCCGTCTGGAAGGCGGCGGCAGCAGCGGCCAGTACGAGTTCCAGCTGCTGTCGGCGGACATGGCGCCGCTGCGCGAGTGGGCACCGAAGGTGGGCGCCGCGCTGCGCGCCCTGCCCGAGCTGGTGGACGTGGAAGCGCAGGGCGAGGCCGGCATGCGCCAGGTGGTGCTGGACATCGACCGCGAAGCCGCCGCACGCCACGGCGTGGATCTGCGCACGGTGGCCAGCATGCTCAACAACTCCTTCAGCCAGCGCCAGGTCGCCACCCTCTACGACAGCCTCAACCAGTACCGCGTGGTGATGGAACTGGACCCGAGGCACACCCAGGACCCGGGCACGCTGGCGCGCCTGCAGGTGGTGGATGGCAGCGGCCAGCGCATACCGCTGTCCACCATCGCCAGCTGGCGCTACGGCATGGCGCCGGACCGCATCTACCACAGCGAACAGTTCGCCTCGATCTGGATTGAATTCGCACTGGCACCGGGCGTGGGCCTGGAACAGGCCACGCAGGCCATCAACACCGCCATGGCGAAGCTGATGCTGCCGCGCACCGTGCAGGCCAAGCTGTCTGGTGAAGCCGGTGGCCTGGACAGCCTGCGCGCGCGCCAGCTGTGGCTGGTGCTGGGCGCCACGCTGGCGGTCTACCTTGTGCTGGGCATCCTGTACGAGAGCTTCCTGCAGCCGCTGGTGATCCTGTCCACCCTGCCCTCGGCCGGCATCGGCGCGCTGCTGGCACTGTGGGTGTTCGGCAACGAACTGAACCTGATCGCCCTGCTGGGGTTGTTCCTGCTGGTGGGCGTGGTGATGAAGAACACCATCCTGCTGGTGGATTTCGCTCTGGCCGGCGAACGGCGTGGCCTGAGCGCGCACGACGCGGTGATGGACGCGGCGCGGCTTCGCCTGCGGCCGATCCTGATGACTTCGCTGGCGGCGCTGCTGGGCACCCTGCCGCTGATGCTCGCCAATGGCGAGGGCTGGGAGCTGCGGCAGCCGCTGGGCATCGCGATTGTGGGCGGGTTGCTGGTCAGCCAATGGTTGACGCTGTACACGACGCCGGCGATGTACCTGGCGTTGGCGAGGGTGCGGGCGAAGCGGTGA
- a CDS encoding multidrug efflux RND transporter permease subunit — protein MNLSRPFILRPVATTLLMVALLLSGVLAYRLLPVAALPQVDYPIIQITTLYPGASPELTTRTITAPLERQLGQIPGLKQLSSTSSGGASVITLQFGLDVSLGVAEQDVQAAINAAGSFLPGDLPVPPVYRKVNPADTPILTLAVTSQALALPQVHDLVDTRIAQRLAQLPGVGLVSLAGGQRPAVRIQVNPAALAANNLGMDHIRTAIAAANVNLPKGSFDGPIRAVMLDANDQMRSVEEYRALVLAWREGAPLRLGDVATITDGAENRQLAAWSGTTPAVLVNIQRQPGANVIAVVEQVRTLLPQLQATLPAGVQMNVLSDRTESIRASVRGVQKELVLAIGLVVLVTWVFLRNLPATLIPSVAVPLSLIGTFAVMLLAGYSLNNLTLMALTIATGFVVDDAIVMLENIARHLEEGESPREAALKGAAEIGFTLVSLTVSLIAVLIPLLFMADLVGALFHEFAVTLAVAIGISLLVSLTLTPMLCARFLKPHAKTAHAPDVFDRIIAVYDRQLQWVLQRQPLMLLATVATLALTVALYFAVPKGFFPVQDAGLVQGISEAPQAISFQAMRERQQALAAAIEADEAVASVSSYIGVDGNNATLNTGRLLIELKPHGGRDGAAVVMERLQQRVSKIPGITLYLQPVQELGIEDRISRNQYQFTLTTPEQQTLETWTPKLLQALRQQPALRDVASDLQMQGRQARVNIDRDAAARLGVSVEAVADALYDAYGQRQISTIFTQASQYRVVLEADPSRQPGPDAISGLRVRNSTGQAVPLGAVARVELGPAALLRNHVGQFPAATISFNLAPGASLGEATAAVEAARAQVALPDSVELRLQGAAAAFSSSLSSTLWLILAAVVVMYIVLGVLYESFVHPITILSTLPSATVGALAALWVSGRSLDLIAVIGIVLLIGLVKKNAIMMIDFALDAQRTRGMTPREAIHQAALLRFRPILMTTLAALFGAVPLMLASGSGAELRQPLGWVMVGGLLVSQVLTLFTTPVIYLAFDRLQRRRSATLATPEEARA, from the coding sequence ATGAACCTGTCGCGCCCGTTCATCCTGCGCCCGGTCGCCACCACCCTGCTGATGGTGGCGCTGCTGCTGTCGGGCGTGCTGGCCTACCGCCTGCTGCCGGTGGCCGCGCTGCCGCAGGTCGATTACCCGATCATCCAGATCACCACGCTGTACCCCGGCGCCAGCCCGGAACTGACCACGCGCACGATCACCGCGCCGCTGGAACGCCAGCTCGGCCAGATTCCCGGCCTCAAGCAGCTGTCCTCCACCAGCTCCGGGGGTGCCTCGGTCATCACCCTGCAGTTCGGCCTGGACGTGTCGCTGGGCGTGGCCGAGCAGGACGTGCAGGCGGCGATCAACGCGGCCGGCAGCTTCCTGCCCGGCGATCTGCCGGTGCCGCCGGTGTACCGCAAGGTCAATCCGGCCGACACGCCCATCCTCACCCTGGCGGTGACCTCGCAGGCGCTTGCGCTGCCGCAGGTGCACGACCTGGTGGATACCCGCATCGCGCAGCGCCTGGCGCAGTTGCCCGGCGTCGGCCTGGTCAGCCTGGCTGGTGGCCAGCGCCCTGCCGTTCGCATCCAGGTGAATCCCGCTGCACTGGCTGCCAACAACCTGGGCATGGACCACATCCGTACCGCGATCGCCGCAGCCAACGTCAACCTGCCCAAGGGCAGTTTCGACGGCCCGATCCGCGCGGTGATGCTCGATGCCAATGACCAGATGCGCAGCGTGGAGGAGTACCGCGCCCTGGTGCTGGCCTGGCGCGAAGGCGCGCCGCTGCGGCTGGGCGACGTGGCCACCATCACCGATGGCGCCGAGAACCGCCAGCTGGCCGCCTGGAGCGGCACCACGCCGGCGGTGCTGGTGAACATCCAGCGCCAGCCCGGCGCGAACGTGATCGCCGTGGTCGAACAGGTGCGTACACTGCTGCCGCAGCTGCAGGCCACGCTGCCGGCCGGCGTGCAGATGAACGTGCTGAGCGACCGCACCGAATCGATCCGCGCCTCCGTGCGCGGCGTGCAGAAGGAACTGGTGCTGGCCATCGGCCTGGTGGTGCTGGTCACCTGGGTGTTCCTGCGCAACCTGCCGGCCACGCTCATTCCCAGCGTCGCGGTGCCGCTGTCGCTCATCGGCACGTTTGCGGTGATGCTGCTGGCCGGCTATTCGCTCAACAACCTCACGCTGATGGCGCTGACCATCGCCACCGGCTTCGTCGTGGACGATGCCATCGTGATGCTGGAAAACATCGCCCGCCACCTGGAAGAAGGCGAAAGCCCACGCGAAGCCGCGCTGAAGGGTGCGGCCGAGATCGGCTTCACCCTGGTCTCGCTGACCGTCTCGCTGATCGCGGTGCTGATCCCGCTGCTGTTCATGGCCGACCTGGTGGGCGCGCTGTTCCATGAGTTCGCGGTGACGCTGGCGGTAGCCATCGGTATCTCGCTGCTGGTGTCGCTCACCCTGACGCCGATGCTGTGCGCGCGGTTCCTCAAGCCGCATGCGAAGACCGCGCACGCGCCGGATGTGTTCGACCGCATCATCGCCGTCTACGACCGCCAGCTGCAGTGGGTGCTGCAGCGCCAGCCGCTGATGCTGCTGGCCACCGTCGCCACGCTGGCGCTGACCGTGGCGCTGTACTTCGCCGTGCCCAAGGGCTTCTTCCCGGTGCAGGATGCCGGCCTGGTGCAGGGCATCAGCGAAGCACCGCAGGCCATCTCGTTCCAGGCCATGCGCGAGCGCCAGCAGGCGCTGGCTGCAGCCATCGAAGCAGACGAGGCGGTGGCCAGCGTGTCGTCCTACATCGGCGTGGACGGCAACAACGCCACGCTCAACACCGGCCGCCTGCTGATCGAGCTGAAGCCGCATGGCGGCCGCGACGGCGCCGCCGTGGTGATGGAGCGCCTGCAGCAGCGCGTGTCGAAGATCCCCGGCATCACCCTGTACCTGCAGCCGGTGCAGGAGCTGGGCATCGAAGACCGCATCAGCCGCAACCAGTACCAGTTCACCCTGACCACGCCGGAACAGCAGACGCTGGAAACCTGGACGCCGAAGCTGCTGCAGGCCCTGCGCCAGCAGCCGGCCCTGCGCGATGTGGCCAGCGACCTGCAGATGCAGGGACGGCAGGCACGGGTGAACATCGACCGCGATGCGGCCGCGCGCCTGGGCGTCAGCGTGGAAGCGGTGGCCGACGCACTGTACGACGCCTACGGGCAGCGGCAGATTTCCACCATCTTCACCCAGGCCAGCCAGTACCGCGTGGTGCTGGAAGCCGATCCGTCACGCCAGCCCGGGCCCGATGCCATCAGTGGCCTGCGCGTGCGCAACAGCACCGGGCAGGCCGTGCCGCTGGGCGCCGTGGCGCGGGTGGAACTGGGGCCGGCCGCACTGCTGCGCAACCACGTCGGCCAGTTCCCGGCGGCCACGATCTCGTTCAACCTGGCACCGGGCGCATCACTGGGCGAAGCCACCGCGGCCGTGGAAGCGGCGCGCGCGCAGGTTGCGTTGCCCGACAGCGTCGAACTGCGCCTGCAGGGCGCGGCGGCGGCATTCAGCAGTTCGCTGTCGTCCACGCTGTGGCTGATCCTGGCCGCGGTGGTGGTGATGTACATCGTGCTGGGCGTGCTCTATGAAAGCTTCGTGCACCCGATCACCATCCTGTCCACGCTGCCCTCGGCCACGGTGGGCGCGCTGGCGGCACTGTGGGTGAGCGGGCGCAGCCTGGACCTGATCGCCGTGATCGGCATCGTGCTGCTGATCGGCCTGGTGAAGAAGAACGCGATCATGATGATCGACTTCGCGCTGGACGCGCAGCGCACGCGTGGCATGACGCCGCGCGAGGCGATCCACCAGGCGGCCCTGCTGCGCTTCCGTCCCATCCTGATGACCACGCTGGCCGCGCTGTTCGGCGCGGTACCGCTGATGCTGGCCAGTGGCTCGGGCGCGGAACTGCGGCAGCCGCTCGGCTGGGTGATGGTCGGCGGCCTGCTGGTCAGCCAGGTGCTGACCCTGTTCACCACGCCGGTCATCTACCTGGCCTTTGACCGCCTGCAGCGCCGGCGCTCGGCCACCCTTGCAACGCCTGAAGAGGCGCGCGCATGA
- a CDS encoding DUF2875 family protein has product MLNFYDARPSAKPYVWSACLLSISWGALLLALALTDDTGAAMTTKEMGYMAKAVLLGGAALSALVALAFGGHWAFNAAANRSSLEALPGAVPVAGLDVVDQDDPTWSLEIRGLGITPGERFQCEAWSKIQEKYDDFASIYSQDPHDYTDSEQWRRDSAAIRMGAAFKYAVSDAVAYWPIPSFAVEPPNVGERENIRAAGLISSGRNGGSLGVTLFLWQKDVNTTHAQSMIEDVYAFMGDHPEPPVTVLATRDGEAMRSRYRVRGTPGLADGYYVPSVIDTTAVLTLARSDRVDRYLRPYAPTYRENNQDTRFDLSKLWFHYFEAERRVGEEYEARQRARGVQDPWFPGTLPTEEWQATLPELWKHTNNVGPGNFTQTPWLPVRWPQHQIDEFDRMPRLGHLHRPIKVVLHDAEGKPLKPALQALALAEGWKQALATLPEGHAPVRVFHDSHDGTALGIALNAALHSLNTDGHGLELNNVDEGYDIGRRIGNVGITSPVVQIGLGAIASYHEAGVSAVVYAGADGSATIQMVRPPSDGEKARNDAQHRTADPFMWRVPGGGS; this is encoded by the coding sequence ATGTTGAATTTTTACGATGCGCGACCAAGCGCGAAACCCTACGTCTGGTCCGCTTGCCTGCTGAGCATTTCATGGGGGGCATTGTTGTTGGCTTTGGCGCTCACAGATGACACAGGTGCTGCGATGACCACGAAAGAGATGGGGTATATGGCTAAAGCAGTTCTTCTGGGTGGGGCAGCTCTCAGCGCCTTGGTGGCATTGGCGTTTGGCGGGCATTGGGCGTTCAATGCAGCGGCCAACAGATCATCGCTGGAGGCGCTGCCGGGCGCAGTGCCGGTCGCTGGACTAGACGTGGTTGATCAAGATGATCCAACGTGGTCGCTGGAGATCCGCGGGCTCGGAATTACGCCTGGCGAACGCTTTCAGTGCGAAGCGTGGTCAAAGATTCAAGAAAAGTACGACGACTTTGCGTCCATCTATTCGCAGGACCCGCATGACTACACTGACTCGGAGCAATGGCGCCGAGACAGCGCTGCGATAAGAATGGGTGCAGCGTTCAAGTACGCAGTCAGCGATGCGGTTGCTTACTGGCCGATTCCCAGCTTTGCCGTGGAACCGCCGAATGTCGGAGAACGAGAGAACATCCGAGCGGCAGGGTTGATCAGTTCAGGACGAAACGGCGGATCGCTGGGAGTGACGTTGTTCCTGTGGCAGAAAGATGTCAACACAACCCATGCGCAGTCGATGATCGAGGATGTCTACGCCTTCATGGGAGACCATCCAGAACCACCAGTAACCGTGCTTGCCACTCGTGACGGAGAGGCCATGCGCAGCCGCTATCGGGTGCGCGGCACCCCGGGGCTCGCCGACGGCTACTACGTCCCCTCAGTCATCGACACCACCGCAGTACTCACCCTCGCGCGCAGCGATCGGGTGGACCGCTATCTGCGCCCCTATGCGCCCACCTATCGCGAGAACAACCAGGACACGCGATTTGATCTGAGTAAGTTGTGGTTCCACTACTTCGAGGCCGAGCGGCGCGTCGGGGAGGAGTACGAGGCCCGGCAACGTGCACGTGGCGTTCAGGATCCCTGGTTCCCCGGCACCCTCCCCACCGAAGAGTGGCAGGCAACCCTTCCCGAACTCTGGAAGCACACCAACAACGTCGGCCCCGGCAACTTCACGCAGACGCCCTGGCTGCCAGTGCGCTGGCCGCAGCATCAGATCGACGAGTTCGACCGCATGCCGCGACTGGGGCATCTGCATCGGCCGATCAAGGTGGTGCTGCACGATGCCGAGGGCAAGCCGCTGAAGCCTGCCCTGCAGGCCCTGGCGCTGGCCGAGGGCTGGAAACAGGCGCTGGCAACGTTGCCCGAAGGTCATGCCCCCGTGCGTGTTTTCCACGACAGCCACGACGGTACCGCACTGGGTATTGCCTTGAATGCGGCCCTGCATTCCTTGAACACAGACGGGCATGGCCTGGAATTGAACAACGTGGACGAGGGTTACGACATCGGCCGCCGCATCGGCAACGTGGGCATTACCAGCCCTGTGGTGCAGATCGGCCTGGGCGCCATTGCCAGCTACCACGAAGCCGGCGTAAGTGCCGTGGTCTACGCCGGTGCGGATGGCAGCGCGACGATCCAGATGGTGCGGCCGCCCAGTGACGGGGAAAAGGCGCGTAACGATGCCCAGCATCGAACGGCTGATCCCTTCATGTGGCGGGTGCCAGGTGGGGGCAGCTGA
- a CDS encoding PAAR domain-containing protein, which translates to MKSPVCLGDATSSGGEVVDCQCDGTHRGNGHPIAVVGDHATCPLHGGTFPFVEGDPARLMGGKPIVLEGHRLACGCHAIAAAALRIGVD; encoded by the coding sequence ATGAAATCGCCTGTCTGTCTGGGTGACGCCACCAGCAGCGGTGGCGAAGTGGTGGACTGCCAGTGCGACGGCACGCACAGGGGCAATGGCCATCCCATCGCTGTGGTGGGGGATCACGCCACCTGCCCGTTGCATGGGGGCACCTTCCCATTTGTTGAAGGCGACCCGGCGCGCCTCATGGGAGGCAAGCCCATCGTGCTGGAAGGGCATCGCCTTGCCTGCGGCTGCCACGCCATCGCTGCGGCAGCGCTGCGCATCGGCGTGGACTGA
- a CDS encoding MdtA/MuxA family multidrug efflux RND transporter periplasmic adaptor subunit: MSAVEPSRSTPPRSRRAWVIAAAVIVAGLVAWWAWPRTESTVAAGPGKTVPVRVARASAEPLQLRLKAVGTVTPLHSVVVRSRVDGELLRLHFQEGQQVKAGDLLAQIDPRPYEVKLAQAQGTQQQNLAELENAERQLQRYRELQKQNYVSGQELSDQQSKVRQLQGRRISDQASVDEARLQLQYTRITAPVSGRVGLRRLDVGNLVHASDTEGLVTLAQTAPISVLFTVPEPELPALLDAVQAQAGLPVEAWDRGESKALAQGTLSSVDNRIDTATGTLKLRAQFDNAGLALFPNQFVNVRLQLGEHPALLIPDAAVQFGSQGNYVHIVDKDNKAQRRTVVLGPADDGRVAVRSGLQAGDQVVIEGIDGLEDGTAVEIVAEPAATAKAAKAGA; encoded by the coding sequence ATGTCCGCTGTTGAGCCGTCCCGTAGCACCCCGCCCCGTTCCCGCCGCGCGTGGGTGATCGCCGCCGCCGTCATCGTCGCCGGCCTGGTGGCCTGGTGGGCGTGGCCGCGCACCGAGTCGACCGTCGCCGCAGGCCCGGGCAAGACCGTGCCGGTGCGCGTGGCCCGGGCCAGCGCCGAACCGCTGCAGCTGCGCCTGAAGGCCGTCGGCACGGTCACCCCGCTGCACAGCGTGGTGGTGCGCAGCCGCGTGGATGGCGAACTGCTGCGCCTGCATTTCCAGGAAGGCCAGCAGGTGAAGGCCGGCGACCTGCTCGCACAGATCGACCCGCGCCCGTATGAAGTGAAGCTGGCGCAGGCGCAGGGCACCCAGCAGCAGAACCTGGCCGAACTTGAGAACGCCGAACGCCAGTTGCAGCGCTACCGCGAACTGCAGAAACAGAACTACGTGTCCGGGCAGGAACTGAGCGACCAACAGAGCAAGGTGCGGCAGCTGCAGGGCCGCCGCATCAGCGACCAGGCCTCGGTGGATGAGGCAAGGCTGCAGCTGCAGTACACCCGCATCACTGCGCCGGTCAGTGGCCGCGTCGGCCTGCGCCGGCTGGATGTCGGCAACCTGGTGCACGCCAGCGATACCGAAGGCCTGGTGACCCTGGCGCAGACCGCGCCGATCAGCGTGCTGTTCACCGTGCCCGAACCCGAACTGCCGGCCCTGCTCGATGCCGTGCAGGCGCAGGCCGGCCTGCCGGTGGAAGCCTGGGACCGCGGCGAAAGCAAGGCGCTTGCACAGGGCACCCTGTCCAGCGTCGACAACCGCATCGACACGGCGACCGGCACGCTCAAGCTGCGCGCGCAGTTCGACAACGCGGGCCTGGCCCTGTTCCCCAACCAGTTCGTCAACGTGCGCCTGCAGCTGGGCGAACACCCGGCGCTGCTGATTCCCGACGCGGCCGTGCAGTTCGGCAGCCAGGGCAACTACGTGCACATCGTCGATAAGGACAACAAAGCGCAGCGCCGCACCGTGGTGCTGGGGCCGGCCGATGATGGCCGCGTCGCCGTGCGCTCCGGCCTGCAGGCCGGCGACCAGGTGGTGATCGAAGGCATCGACGGCCTGGAAGATGGCACCGCAGTGGAAATCGTGGCCGAACCCGCTGCCACGGCGAAGGCGGCCAAGGCCGGCGCATGA